A single region of the Arthrobacter sp. V1I7 genome encodes:
- a CDS encoding adenylosuccinate synthase: MPAIVIVGAQWGDEGKGKATDLLGGRVDYVVKPNGGNNAGHTVVVGGEKYELKLLPAGILSPNAVPIIGNGCVVNLEALFQEIDGLEARGADTSKLRVSANAHLVAPYHQVLDKVTERFLGSRAIGTTGRGIGPAYMDKVARLGIRVQDVFDASILRQKVEGSLRQKNELLVKVYNRRDIEVDEIVEYFLSFAERLRPLVIDSTFVLNTALDEGKVVLMEGGQATFLDVDHGTYPFVTSSNPTAGGASVGSGIGPTRISRSIGIIKAYTTRVGAGPFPTELFDEMGMYLQKTGGEFGVNTGRPRRCGWYDAVLARHASRVNGFTDYFVTKLDVLTGIEQIPVCVAYDVDGVRYDEMPMTQTEFHHAKPIFEIFEGWTEDITGARTLDDLPENARNYVLALEKLSGTRFSAIGVGPDRDQTIVINDLIND, translated from the coding sequence ATGCCAGCAATCGTGATCGTCGGAGCCCAATGGGGCGACGAAGGCAAAGGTAAAGCCACTGACCTGCTTGGCGGCCGGGTTGACTATGTCGTCAAGCCCAACGGCGGCAACAACGCCGGGCACACCGTTGTCGTAGGCGGTGAGAAGTATGAGCTTAAGCTCCTTCCGGCCGGCATCCTGAGCCCGAACGCTGTTCCGATCATCGGCAACGGCTGCGTGGTGAACCTGGAGGCCCTGTTCCAGGAGATCGACGGACTGGAAGCCCGCGGGGCTGACACCTCCAAGCTGCGCGTCTCCGCCAACGCCCACCTCGTGGCGCCCTACCACCAGGTTCTGGACAAGGTCACCGAGCGTTTCCTCGGCAGCCGGGCCATCGGCACCACCGGCCGCGGCATCGGTCCGGCCTACATGGACAAGGTGGCCCGCCTGGGTATCCGTGTGCAGGACGTCTTCGACGCCTCCATCCTGCGCCAGAAGGTCGAGGGCTCGCTCCGCCAGAAGAACGAACTGCTGGTCAAGGTCTACAACCGCCGCGACATCGAGGTGGACGAGATCGTGGAATACTTCCTGTCCTTCGCCGAGCGCCTCCGCCCGCTGGTGATCGACAGCACCTTCGTCCTGAACACCGCCCTCGACGAGGGCAAGGTGGTCCTGATGGAAGGCGGCCAGGCCACGTTCCTGGACGTCGACCACGGCACCTACCCCTTCGTGACGTCCTCGAACCCGACCGCCGGCGGCGCCTCCGTGGGCTCGGGCATCGGCCCCACCCGGATCTCGCGTTCCATCGGCATCATCAAGGCCTACACCACCCGTGTCGGTGCGGGTCCGTTCCCCACGGAACTGTTCGATGAGATGGGCATGTACCTGCAGAAGACCGGCGGCGAATTCGGCGTCAACACGGGCCGTCCCCGCCGCTGCGGCTGGTACGACGCCGTGCTGGCGCGCCACGCCTCCCGGGTCAACGGGTTCACGGACTACTTCGTCACCAAGCTGGACGTGCTCACCGGCATCGAGCAGATTCCGGTCTGCGTGGCCTACGACGTTGACGGCGTCCGGTATGACGAAATGCCGATGACCCAGACCGAGTTCCACCACGCCAAGCCGATCTTCGAGATCTTCGAGGGCTGGACCGAAGACATCACCGGTGCCCGCACCCTGGACGACCTCCCGGAGAACGCCAGGAACTACGTGCTCGCCCTGGAAAAGCTTTCCGGCACGCGTTTCTCGGCGATCGGAGTCGGCCCGGACCGCGACCAGACGATCGTGATCAACGACCTGATCAACGACTGA